AGGTGCGAGCCGTACTTCGCGCAGCGGACCTCCGTGCGCACCATCCCGTGTGAATTGTCGTGCACAAGTTCCACCGCATTCGGGTCGCGTGCTTCCCAGAAACGTAGCCAGCCTGCACGGTTCGCGGATTCACACAACGTCCCGCCGGTTCCAAGCCTGCGCCCCGTGGTTCCCGCACCCCGCGGTAGGCGCTCCTGGCGAATTTCCGCACCCCAACGCTTCCACCGCAGCAATAAATCAGTGACGACCAGATTCGACATGCACAGGTTTCCCAATCCCGGCGTTTCCTTGATATCGGTGGCTCAGCCGGCTACGATCCGCCCCTCCTCGGAGAGGTAGTCGCGGCAGTGTGCAGGCACTGAAGCAGGTCGCGATGCTGGTAGCGGAAGGGTTCGAGATCCGTACACGCCTCACAACTGGCAGCAGTTGCCGCTCAACCAACCGCATTACCCAGCGCAGTCCATATCGCACAGATCGCTGCTGCGACCAACCAAATCTCCGACAGCCAAGAAACTGCAAGCCTTCTCCGGACCACGGAGTCGTGCGGCGCTGTCGTTTGCTTTTTCGCATGCTGACGGATCGCTTGAGCTGCCCTGTCGGAACTACCTACGTAATGGTCTATGAGTGAGCCACTGTAGGCCGCAGCGTAAATCTCCTCACCACCTGCCACTTTTAGCTTCAAATTCCCTCGATTATCAATTACAACTTGAGCCACGACACCAAGCGCCACATTGTATTTAAATATCGCATTGATGACACACACCTCGCCATAAGAGATAAGCACGCGAGCTCGGGAAATCCTCTGCACCAAAAATATGGTCGCAAAGGAGGCAGTAAGGCCGACTTGTGCTTTATTCGGTCCGCCAAAGCCCATTTTCTTAACGACGAGAGCCGCCAGAGCAAGGAGGAGCATGGAGAAGAACCACTGCAGGATGCGCTGGGACTTCCTTCGTAGCATCACTACTTCCTCTTGACGCTTCATTTCCTGTCTCTCTTTCCTGTCCGCGCACCCACTCAGGGTGGCCCGGCCACGATCATGCGCCGGACCACCCTGCCGCATCAGCACGTCTTCGACACCTGCGTCCAGGCCGCATTCGGAAGATTTCCCGCACTGGAGTCGCCAGCTCCGCAAAACGCAACGTTGGATACGCCGTGCGTCGACGGCCCCTCGACCGCAACGGCGACGGCACACCTGATACCCCCGGTTACCCCGACCTGGTCATCAACGACGGCACCTACGTCTGGCTCTACTACGGCGGCCCCGACTACCGCCTCGACACCGACGCCGACCCCGTCCTCCTCGGCGGCCCCAACGACCCCCTGACCGAAGGCGCATCAAAGATCAGCGAAATCACCCTCGCCGCGGCCGGAGACTGGAACGCCGATGGGACACCCGACCTGGTCGCCCGCTATGACCGTGCCGACGCCGGCGGACTGTACGTCTTCAACGCCACCAAGGAAGACGGCGACTACGGCATCAGTCTCTCCCACCGCACTCCCATCGGCCCCAACTTCTCCACCGCCACCGTCCCCACCTTCACCGCAGCTCCCGACGCCAACAACAACGGCAAACTTGACCTGTGGGCCACCACTCCCAACTCCGGAAGGCTCCGCGCCTTCCTCGACCTCAGCAGCACAGGTGCCGGATCAGTGATCAGTGCCTCCGAAAGCTTCGCCGGGTACCAAGCCGTCAGCTGACCCACACGAGTTAGGGAACCACGACAGGCGTCTGGGTGGTCCGGTGACTGCGATCCAACACGGGGTCAACCTGAGGAAGAGGCACTCGGAGAGTTCTCGTACCCAGTGCACCATTGGCGTCTTCCAGGACCTGATCAGCCGCCAGGGCAAAGCTCAACAGCCGCACCCCCTGCGACGGCCGTCAGCAACTCGTCGACCATCGTGACGCTGCTGCGCGGTACGCATCCCTTCGCCGTCGGGTGGAGCGCGCGAAGATCAATGGCGAACAGCTACGCGACGCGGACATCGCCACCATGTCATCGGCGTGACAGGAGATAGAGCAGTCGGCCCCCACGTTGCCAGCCATCACCCGACGTCTGGCCCGGCGCGCGATCACAGTCCACGAGTCCCTCGTGAACACCCCTCGCGGGCTTTCCCGTGACAGCTGATGAGTGCGGCCTGCCCTTCATGGTGCCTGCGCACCAGTCCGGGTGAGCCTCAATGATCCAGTCTGTTGATGCAGAGCAGGAGCGTTCGTGGTGAGAGTGGCCACCGGTGGAAGCACTTCTGCACCAGGTACCCCATCGGTGAAGCTCTGCTTCTCCGGGACCGAACGGAGCGCACCCCGCCAAAGCGCCCGCCGATTGCCGCGAGCGCGTCCGCCGAATCGGTTTGCCCCGCGCGCACGGGGAGGGTCCCGTCGCGCACTGCTCGTCACCGAGCAGCGCACGTCACTCCCCGCCCTGCGGGGACAGCCTCACCGATGACAACGCCTCCGGGCCGTTCGGCAGCCCCCGGGGTCAAACAATCCCCAGACGCTGCTGAACGCGCCGGCCTACGGCCTGCCCCCCAAGCGGGGACGGTCACTCGTTGGGGGTCAGCCGCAGCGAGATCGAGTTGATGCAGTACCGCTGGTCCGTCGGGGTCGGGTAGCCCTCGCCCTCGAAGACGTGGCCGAGGTGCGAGCCGCAGCGGGCGCAGCGGACCTCGGTGCGGACCATTCCGTGGGAGCGGTCCTCGATGAGTTCGACCGCGTCGCTGTCCTTGGGGTCGTAGAAGGACGGCCAGCCGCAGTGGCTCTCGAACTTGGTGTCCGAGCGGAAGAGTTCGGCACCGCAGGCGCGGCAGGAGTAGACGCCGGTGGTCTTGGTGTTGGTGTACTCGCCGACGAACGCGGGCTCGGTGCCGGCCTGGCGGAGTACGCGGTACTCGGCCGGGGTCAGCTCGGTGCGCCACTGCTCGTCGGGCTTGTCGATCTCGTACGGCATCTGGGGTGCCTCCTCAGCTCAGCTGCCCAGGCGGGTCAGGATGGCGGGGCCGAGGTCGGTCACATCGCCCGCGCCCATGGTGAGAACAAGGTCACCGGGTCCGGCCATTCCGGCGATCACGTCCGGGATGCGGGCCTGGTCGCTCACGGCCGTGACGGTGGCGCCGGCGGCGCGCGCCGCGTCGATGATCAGCTCGCTGGTGACGCCCGGGATCGGGTCCTCACGGGCCGGATAGATGTCCAGGACCACGGAGGCGTCGGCGAGGGCGAGCGCCTGGCCCATCTCCGCGCCCAGCTCCTGGGTGCGGGAGAACAGGTGCGGCTGGAAGACGACCAGCACCCGGGCGTCCTCCGCGGCGCCGCGGATGGCCTCCAGGTCGGCGGTCATCTCCGTGGGGTGGTGGGCGTAGGAGTCGATGACCTGGACGCCGGCCGCCTCGCCCTTGAGCTGGAGGCGGCGCTTGACGCCGGTGTACTTGCCGAGCGCGGAGGCGAGGTTGTGCGGCGGCAGGTCCAGGGCGACGCCGGCGGCCAGGGCGGCGACGGCATTGCTCGCGTAGTGCCGGCCGGGGACGGAGACCGTGAAGGTGAGGATCTTGCCGCTGGTGAGCGTGACCGTGACATCGCTGGTCAGGCCGCGGGGGTTGACCTTGAGGATGCGCACGTCGGCGTCCTTGGCCTCGCCGTAGGTGACGACCTCGATGTCGTGGCGGCCGGAGATCCGCTCGGTCAGCTCGCGGGCGCCGGGGTGGTCGGCGGAGATGACCAGGGTGCCGCCGGGACGGACGCGGCCGACGAAGGTCTCGAAGGACTCGTAGATCTCGTCCATCGAGGCGTAGTTGGCGTGGTGGTCCAGCTCCACGTTGAGGATGATCGCGACCTCGGGGGCGTACTTGTGGAAGCTGCGGTCGCTCTCGTCGGCCTCGGCGACGAAGATGTCGCCGTCGCCGTGCTCGGCGTTGGAGCCCGGTGCGTCGAGGTCACCGCCGATGGCGTACGACGGCTTGAGGCCGAGGGCGCCGAGGGAGACGGCGAGCATGGACGTCGTGGTCGTCTTGCCGTGGGTGCCCGCCACCGCGATGGGCCGCAGGCCGTCCATGAGGGAGGCGAGGGCGTCGGAGCGGTGCACGACCGGGATGCCGCGCTCCTGGGCGGCGGCCAGCTCCGGGTTGTCCGGGCGGATCGCGGAGGAGACCACGACGCTGGTGGCGTCGGCGGCGAGGTGCTCGGCGGCGTGGCCGATGTGGACCGTGGCGCCCAGGGCGCGCAGGGCCTCGGCGGTCGCGGAGTCCTTGGCGTCGCTGCCCGCCACCCGGGCACCGCGCTGCGCGAGGATCTTGGCGATGCCCGACATGCCGGCTCCACCGATGCCGATGAAGTGCGGCCGGTCCATCGAGGCTGGGACGGCGGATGCCATGGTGCGTCTCCCTGATCGTCGATCATCGCGAGCTGTGGTGCTGTCGATGATTCTCGCACCCGGCACCGACAGCGCCGGGCCGCGGCCCGTGCCCGGTTCCGGGCAGGCGGGTCGGCGCGCCGGTTTTCAGCGGCGGATCAGCCCCTGGGCGGTGGCGGCGGCGACCGCGGACGTGCGGGAGGCCACACCCAGCTTCGCGTAGATGTGGACAAGGTGGGATTTGACGGTCGCCTGGCTGAGGAAGAGCCGCTTGCTGATCGCGGCGTTCGAGAGGCCGTCGGCGACGAGCTGGAGCACCTCGGTCTCCCGTCGGGAGAGGGCGGTGGCGGGGGTGCGCATCCGGTCCATCAGGCGCAGCGCGATGGTGGGCGCGAGCGCGGACTTGCCGGCTGCGGCGGTGCGCACGGCGGCCGCGAGCTCCTCCGGCGGGGCGTCCTTGAGGAGGTAGCCGGTGGCGCCGGCCTCGATGGCGGCGAGGATGTCGGCGTCGGTGTCGTACGTGGTCAGGACCAGCACGCGGGGCGCGTCGGGGCGGGCGGTGATCGCGGCGGTGGCCTGGGAGCCCAGCATCCGGCCGCCGAACTGCAGGTCCATGAGGACCACGTCGAAGCCGCCGCCGGCGGCGAGCTCGACCGCCCGCTCCGCGGTGGGCACGTCGGCGACCACCTCGAAGTCCGGTTCGGTCTCCAGCACGGCGCGCAGTCCGGCGCGCACCACGGGGTGGTCGTCGGCGAGCAGCAGCCGGACGGGGGACGCGGTCACGAGGTGGCCTCCGGGGTGGCGGGCGCCGCGGCGCAGGGCAGGGTGACGGCGACGGCGGTGCCCTCCCCCGGGGCGGACTCGACGACGAGGGTGCCCTGCAGGGCGCGGGCCCGGGCGCGCATCGCGGCGAGGCCGAAGCCGCTGCCGCCGGCCCGTGCGGAGCCCGGTGCGGGCACGTCGGCCGGGACGAATCCGGCGCCGTCGTCGACGACGTCCAGGGCGACCTCGGTGTCCATGTAGCTGAGGGTCAGCTCGACGCGGGCGGCCGCGGCGTGCTGGACGGTGTTGGCGAGCGCGGACTGGGCGATGCGCAGCAGGGCGACCTCGTGCGGGGTGGGCAGGGGGGTCGGCGCGCCGGACACCTGGCAGTGCACGGCGAGGCCGGAGGTACGGGCGGTGGTGGCGCACAGCCGCTCCAGGGCGGCGGGCAGCGACCCCGTCTCCAGGTCGGGCGGGCTCAGCGCGCGGACGAACCGGCGTGCCTCGGCGAGGTTGTCGACGGCGGCCGTACGGGCCTGCCGGACGTGGCCGAGGGCCGCCTCGGGACGCTGCGGCAGGACCCGTTCGGCGGCCCGCAGCAGCAGCTGGATGCTGGACAGGCCCTGGGCGAGGGTGTCGTGGATCTCGCGGGCCAGCCGCTCGCGCTCGGCGAGCACACCGGCGGCGTGTTCCGCGGCGGCCAGTTCGCTGCGGGCCGCGGTCAGCTCCTCGATGAGGCGGCGGCGCTGTTCGCTCTCCCGGTAGAGGGCCTCGTAGCCCAGGACGACGGCCACCGCGACGGCCGCGCCGAGGGCGGGGCCGAGGACGGTACCGACGCTGAGGCCGTGGGTGTGCCAGGCGAAACCGGCGATGGCGGCGAGGGTGGTGGCCACGACGGCGGGCAGCGCCCAGCGCAGCGGCAGCAGGTGCAGCTGGACGAAGAAGAGCGGGAAGGCCAGCCAGACGCCGTCCGGGGTCAGCGCGAGCAGCACCAGCCAGACGAGGGCCACCGCGGCCAGCCAGAGCGCGGCGGCACCGGTGGAGGTGCGCAGGCGGGGCAGCCGGGGGCCGACGGCGTACACCGCGAACAGCACGGCGGCGGTGAGCGGCACGGCCGCGGCGTGCGGGGCGTCGTCCACGACCGCGCGGACGGACGCCAGCGTGAGCAGCGCGGCCACCATCAGATGCAGGCAGCTGCGCAGGACCCGCAGGACGGGGGTCAGGGAGTGGGCGGTCACGTCTTCTTCGGTCACGGCCTCTTCAGGCTAAGGGCCCGTCCGACCTGCGGCATCAACCGAAGGTTTGATGCCGGGCCGCACCTTTCGACGCCGGGGAACCCCTCCGCGGCGCGATGCCCGGGACCCGGCCGGGAGGCGACGGTGGGAGCGAGCCGCCGGGCAGTGGGTCCGGCGCCCCGATCCGAGGATGGCCAAGCCCGTGTTCGTCGCCTGGAGAGACCTGAGGTTCGCCAAGGGGCGGTTCGCCCTGATGGGCACCGTGATCGTGTTGATCACGGTGTTGGTGGGATTGTTGTCCGGCCTGACGGCGGGCCTGGGCCGGGAGAACACCTCAGCCGTCACCGGGTTGCCCGCCGATCACCTGGTCTTCTCGGCGCCCGCCGGGGACGCCAAGGTCGCCTTCGCCGATTCGCGGCTGCCGGAGGGGACCGTACGGGACTGGGCGCGGGTGCCGGGCGTACGGAGCGCCGAGCCGCTGGGGATCGCGACGACGAAGGCCGGGGCCGGCGGGCGGACGGCCGCGGTGTCGGCGTTCGGGGTCCGCCCCGGGTCGCCGCTGGCGCCGGACCCGCGGATCGCCGACGGTGCCGTGGTGCTGTCCGGGAAGGCCGCCACCGCGCTCGGCGTGCGGGCCGGGTCGCGGCTCACGCTGGGCGGGCACGAGGTCCGGGTCGCGGCGGTGGCGGGCACGGCGATGTACAGCCACACCCCGGTGGTCTGGACGTCGTCCGGTGACTGGCGGGCGCTGTCGGGCGCTCCCGCGAAGGCCGGCGGTGCCGGTTCCTCCGTGGGTGCCACGGTGCTCGCCCTGAACACCACCCCGGCGGCCGATCTGGCGTCCGCCGACCACCGGCTCGGCACGAAGACCGTCACCCTCGACGACGCGCTGGAGGCCATCGGCTCGTACGCCGCCGAGCACGGCTCGCTGGAGCTGATGCGCGGGTTCCTGTTCGCGATCTCCGCGCTGGTCATCGGCGCGTTCTTCACCGTGTGGACCATCCAGCGCAGCGGTGACGTCGCCGTGTTGAAGGCGCTCGGGGCCTCGACCGGCTGGCTGCTGCGCGACGCGCTCGGCCAGGCCGTCGTCCTGCTGGTGCTCGGTACGGGCCTCGGCACCGCCCTGGCGGCGGGGGTGGGGGGTGCGGTCGGCGGCACCGTGCCGTTCGTCCTCGACCCGTCCACCCTGCTGTTCCCGGCGCTGATCATGATCGCGCTGGGCGCCGTCGGGGCCGCGCTCGCCATCCGCCGCATCACCTCCGTTGACCCGCTGACCGCCCTGGGAAGTGCCCGATGAGCCTCGAACTGACCGATGTCACCCTCACCTACCCGGACGGCGAGGCGCGGCTGACCGCGCTGGACGACGTCTCGCTGACCGTGCCCGCCGGGTGCCTGACCGCGGTGATCGGGCCGTCCGGGTCGGGGAAGTCCAGCCTGCTCGCGGTCGCCGCGACGCTGATCCGCCCGGACCGCGGGCGGGTGGTGATCGACGGCACGGACACCACGGGGCTCGCCCCCGCGGAGCTGGCCTCGCTGCGCCGCACGAGTGTCGGCACCGTCTTCCAGCAGCCGAATCTGCTGCCCTCCCTGACGGCCGCCGAGCAGCTCCAGGTGATGGCCCATCTGGACGGCCGCTCGCCCCGTAAGGCGCGCGGGCGGGCCCGGGAGCTGCTGGCGGCGGTCGGCCTGGAGGCCCAGGCGGACCGGCGGCCGCACCAGCTGTCGGGCGGCCAGCGGCAGCGGATCAACATCGCCCGGGCGCTGATGAACGAGCCCGCGGTGCTGCTGGTGGACGAGCCGACCAGCGCCCTGGACCACGAGCGCGGCGCGGCCGTCATCGAGCTGCTGCTCGCCCTGACCCGTCAGCGCGCCACCGCGACGGTGCTGGTCACCCACGACCACGCGCACCTGGACGCGGCGGACGGGATCACGGAGGTGCGGGACGGGCGGCTGGGTCCGGTGGGGGCCGCCCGTCCGTGACGCCGGCGGCGGTCAGCCCCCGGCCGTCCCCTGGGGCTGGTCGTCCGCCGCGTGCGAGAAGAGTTTGAGGACCGGGACGCCCACTTTGTGGCGGGCGCGGGAGGCCCAGTCCCGGTGGAAGAACTCCTCGACGAAGTGCGGGGCGGTCAGCACGATCACCTCGTCCGCGCCGGTCTCGTCGACGACCGAGCGCAGCAGGTCCAGCGGATGGTCCTCGACCACCTGGCCGATGGCCTGCGCGCCCGCGTCGCGCAGCGCCTGCAGGGTGTGTGCCAGCGCCACCTCGGCGGGGGCCTCCGCCTGCGCGCCGGCCGGTTCCTCGCCCTCCCTGACGGCGTCGTCGAACTCGCCGAGGGCGACGTCGTCGATGGCCCTCAGCAGTACGTCCTGCTTGCCGCGAGGCTGCATGAGGACGACGAACGAGAGCGGGTCGTCACCGTGCAGGGTGGTCACGAACTCCACGTCCGCGGGCGTCAGAGGCTTCTCGATCATCAATACGCTCGTGAACACGACGGACGCCCTTCTTCTCTTGAGGACGCCACGTTGCGCGGCGCCCGACAGAAACCATCCTGCCCCGTCGCCACACGGGACTGTTGGGTTTTAGTGTGCCCAAAGGAAGCTAAGCGGAACAGATAATTCCGCTGATTTCAGGACCGACGGTAACGAGTGAACAGGAACCCGGCGTCCTCCAATACGGACGCCAGAGCGAATCGTTCGGGAACCGGGACGGCGGGCCCGTTCATGATCCTCGGCGCCGCGCCCACCGCGACCACCGGAGCCAGCGTCAGACACATCTCGTCCAGCGCGCCGGCCGCCGCGAACTGCCCCAGCAGCATCGGTCCGCCCTCGGTGAGCAACCGGGTGTGCCCGCGCTCGGCCAGCACCCCGGCTACCCGGGCCGGGTCGACGCCCAGCCCCTCGCCGGCGAACACCACCTCGACGCCCGCCGCCCGGGCCGCGGCCACCCGGTCCGCCGACGCGCCCGCACCGGTCAGGACGACGGTGGGCACCAGCGGCTCGGTGAACAGCGGCAGCGTGAAGTCCAGCCCCAGGCCCGCGGTGACCACGGCGATGGCCGGGGCCGGGCCCTGTCCGGCGGCGGCCCGGCGCGCGGCGAACGCCTCCCGGGCGCGGGCCGGCCGGTAGCCCTCCTTGCGGACCGTTTCGGCGCCCACGACCACCGCGTCCGCGAGTCCGCGCAGCACCCCGAAGATCCGCATGTCGGCGGCGCAGGACAGCGGCTGCGAGCGGCCCTCGTGGTGGGCCGCGCCGTCGACGGAGGACACCATGTTGGCCCGCAGCCATCCGGCCTGCCCCGAGAGCGCCGGGTCGTCCGGCGCCGGATACGCGTACGCGTCGGCCAGCTCCGTGAGCGTCCACTCCCGGTCGGCGGGGCCGGCGGCCGTGACCTCGGAGTTGCTGCCGCCGGGGGCGGACGCGGGCTGGGCGGGAAGGGGGAACAGGCGTCGCATGGCGGCAGTGTGACATGCCTCGCCCGGCGGACCGGCGGATACCGCCGAGGAGATAGGCTGGAGCGCTGTGTCACCTTCCCAGCCCGCTTCCCCGCAGCCCGACCCGATAGCCGGATCCCCGGCCGCCGGGGAGGACACCGTGCCCGCCGCGCTCACCGCCCGCGCCCCGCACGTCCCGTCCGACCGCCTGGTCGCCGAGATGGTGCCGCCGCCGCGCTTCCAGGGCGCCCGCTTCGACACCTACATCCCGGACGCCGCGCAGCCCAGCCAGGCCGAGGCCGTCCAGGTCCTGAGCGACTTCGCGGACACCATCGAGGCGGGGGCGTCCGCCGGCACCGCCAAGCGCCGCTGGTTCGCCAAGAAGCCGGCGGCCCCCAAGGGCCCGCGCGGCGTCTATCTGGACGGCGGCTACGGCGTCGGCAAGACCCACCTGCTCGCCTCCCTGTGGCACGCCGCCCCCGCCCCGGCCGAGCGGAAGGCGTTCGGCACCTTCGTCGAGCTGACGAACCTGGTCGGCGCGCTCGGATTCCAGCAGACCGTCCGCACGCTCAGCGAGCACAGGCTGCTGTGCATCGACGAGTTCGAGCTGGACGACCCCGGCGACACGGTGCTGGTCTCCACCCTGCTCGGCAAGCTGGTCGACGCCGGGGTGGCGCTGGCCGCCACCTCCAACACCCTGCCCGGCAAGCTCGGCGAGGGCCGGTTCGCCGCCGCCGACTTCCTGCGCGAGATCCAGGGCCTGAGCGCGCACTTCCGCCCGCTGCGCATCGACGGCGAGGACTACCGCCACCGCGGCCTGCCCGAGGCGCCCGCCCCGTACGACGACGAGACCGTCACCCGCACCGCGTACCGCACCCCCGGTGCCTCGCTCGACGACTTCCCCTCTCTCCTGGAGCACCTGTCGAGGGTGCATCCCAGCCGCTACGGCGCCATGTGCGACGGCATCGACGCGGTCTGCCTCACCGACGTCCAGGCGGTACCCGACCAGTCGACCGCGCTGCGGCTGGTGGTCCTCGCGGACCGGCTCTACGACCGCGAGGTGCCCGTCCTGACCTCCGGCAAGCCGTTCGACGAGCTGTTCAGCGAGGAGATGCTGCGCGGCGGGTACCGCAAGAAGTACTTCCGGGCGATCTCCCGGCTGACGGCCCTGGCCCGCGACGCCAAGCCGCTGGTCGAGAGCGCCGTCTAGGACCCGCCCAGCGGGCCGGGGCCGGCCGGGTCCCCGGCCCCCCGGTAGTGCCGGGCCAGGGCATGGAACGCCTCCTTCGGCTCCCAGGGCATACCGGGGTAGGCCCGGGCCGGCACGCCGTCGAGCATCTTGACGATCCCGTACGAGCCCAGGTCGGCGTCGGTCCGCGGGTCGTCGCGGTGCGGCAGCGCGTACCCGGCGAAGCTGAACCAGAAGGTGGTGTCCACCCCCTCCTGCGCGAAGAGCGGCAGCAGCTCGTCCATGTAGCGGACCTGCTCGCCCTCGTCCCGTACGATCCCCGGCTCGACCGTGCCGTCCGGCTGGACCACCAGCCAGCCGGCCGCGCCGAGGTCGCCGGCGCCGCGGAAGGTGCAGCACCCCACCTCGGTGATCACGACCGGCTTGCCGGGCACGAAGAGCTCCTTGAGGTCCGCGCGGTAGCTGTCGGCGTTGCGGGTGCTGCGGTAGGCGTCGGCGCCGACCACGTCGAACGGCGTCCAGTCGATGTGCTCGATGGGGATCGAGGCGTAGCCGATCGGGCCGCCGAAACGGGGCCGGACCGTCCGTACGACCTCGTGGAGGTAGGCGTTGAGGCGCTCCGGGATCGGCGCGAGCGCCGCCTGCCGCACCTCCGGCGCGGCCTTCAGCGACTCCATCCGGTCACTGAAGGTGTCGCCGGGCAGGTAGCCGCGGGCGAACACGCTCAGCTCGCAGCCGGTCGCCAGCACGACGTCGGCCCCGCCGCGGCGCAGCGCCTCCGCGCGGTCGGCGCACTCGACGAAGTACGGCAGCATCTCCTGCTCGGTCATCTCGCAGGGAAACGGCGAGTACCAGACCGCCAGCCCGGCGGCGACCGCGAACTCGGCCGCCACGCTGAGCCGTTCGGGGTCGCCGCCGGTGATGCGGACGGTGTTGCAGTGCAGGTCCTCGGCGATGATCCGCATCTCCCGCGCCACGACGCGGGGGTCGAACTCCGGGCGGCTGGTGTCGCCGTTGGGGAACGTTCCGGTGTCGTACTGCACTCCCTTGCCGCGCATCGCGCTCCTTAAGGTTCGCCGCGTATCTTATCTGGAGCGTAAGATACATGGCGTGTCTAAAGAGGTAAACGGCGGGCCACCGCCCCCGGGACGCCGCCGCAGGGGTGCCGCACTGGAAGCCGCCCTGCTCGACGCCACCTGGGAGGAGCTGCTCGCCGTCGGCTACCAGGAGCTGACCTACGAGGGCGTGGCGGCCCGCGCCCACACCAGCCGGACCGTGCTCTACCGGCGCTGGCCGCACCGCCGCGACCTGGTCCTCGCCGCGCTGCGCCACCGGACGCCGCCGCTGCCGCCGCCGGTGCCGGACACCGGGGCGCTGCGGACCGACGTCCTCGCCCTGCTCGGCCAGATCACCGCCCGCCTGTCGGAGATCACGCCCGTCCTGGAGGTGCTCACCGACAGCCGCTCCCGCGGCACCGACCTCGACGACTACCTGGCGGAGCGGTCCCGCGGCGACGACGGGGGCGCCATGGCGGAGCTGCTCGACCGCGCGGCCCGGCGCGGGGAGACCGACCCGTCCCGTATCCCCGCCCGGGTCGCCACCCTGCCGGTCTCCCTGGTGGCCGGCGAGATGCTGATCACCCGTCAAGCGCCGTCGCAGGCCGCCGTCACGGCGGTCGTCGACGACATCTTCCTGCCCCTGGTCGCCCATCACGGCGGCACCGGCGGCGCGGCGGACGGGGGCTGAGCGAGCACCCGAGAGCGACACGGGGTGGCGCCCCGGCGCGCCGCCCGGTTCCCGCC
The sequence above is a segment of the Streptomyces lydicus genome. Coding sequences within it:
- a CDS encoding TetR/AcrR family transcriptional regulator, giving the protein MSKEVNGGPPPPGRRRRGAALEAALLDATWEELLAVGYQELTYEGVAARAHTSRTVLYRRWPHRRDLVLAALRHRTPPLPPPVPDTGALRTDVLALLGQITARLSEITPVLEVLTDSRSRGTDLDDYLAERSRGDDGGAMAELLDRAARRGETDPSRIPARVATLPVSLVAGEMLITRQAPSQAAVTAVVDDIFLPLVAHHGGTGGAADGG